The Streptomyces sp. WZ-12 genome segment AGCCGCCGAGGTCGCCGACGATCTGGGGGACGGCGGTCGCGATGATCGTCGAGTCGAGGGCGGTCAGGGCCATGCCGAGCATCAGGGCGGCGACGACGGGGCCGCGGCGGGCGGCGGCGCGGGCGTCGGATGGTCGGTTCCCGGTGTCGCCGTTCCGGTCGGTGCCGTTCCGGTCGGTGTCGTGGCTGTCGCCGTGGCTGTCCTGGGTGGTGCGGTTCACCGGGGCCCCCTCCTGCCGTGCTGCGGTGGGGCCGACCCGTTGCCCGGCCGCGGCTGGCGCGGGTACGTGTGGTCGGCGCGATACGTGTAGTCGGCACGGTTCCGGGGACACCCTTGCACGCGCGGTGGCCGGGCGGAACGGGGTTTCTCGCAGGGTGGGACGGCGGCGGGCGGCCGTTGGGGCGGCCGGTTGTCAGTGGGCAAGCGTAAGGTGGTCAGCCCTGGTCCGATTGCGCCCGTCGGCGCTTATGCGAGGGGTGGCGGACCGGTCGCGTTGTTCGCCTCGCTGGGACGGAAACCTTTCATGAGCCTGAGTGGTCTGCTCGACGCCGTCGTACGGGACCCGGCGCTCGCCGAAGCGGTCAAGGCCGCGGCCGACGGGCACCGCCCGCACGTCGATCTGGTCGGGCCGCCGGCCGCCCGCCCGTTCGCGGTGGCGGCGCTGGCGCGGCAGGGCGGCCGCCCGGTGCTGGCGGTGACGGCCACCGGCCGGGAGGCGGAGGACCTGGCCGCCGCGCTGCGCTCGCTGATGCCGGCCGGCGAGGAGAACTCCGTCGTGGAGTTCCCGTCCTGGGAGACGCTGCCGCACGAGCGCCTCTCGCCGCGCTCGGACACCGTCGGCCGGCGCCTTGCGGTGCTGCGCCGCCTGGCGCACCCGAGCGCCGACGACCCGACGGCCGGCCCGGTCTCGGTCGTGGTCGCGCCGATCCGTTCGGTGCTCCAGCCGCAGGTCAAGGGGTTGGGCGAGCTGGTGCCGGTGAGCCTGCGGACGGGGCAGACGGCCGATCTGGAGGAGATCGTCGACGGCCTGGCGGCGGCCGCCTACGCGCGGGTCGAACTGGTCGAGAAGCGCGGCGAGTTCGCGGTCCGCGGCGGCATCCTGGACGTCTTCCCGCCCACCGAGGAGCACCCGCTGCGGGTGGAGTTCTGGGGCGACGACGTCGAGGAGATCCGGTACTTCAAGGTCGCCGACCAGCGCTCCTTGGAGGTGGCCGAGCACGGGCTGTGGGCGCCGCCGTGCCGGGAGCTGCTGCTGACGGACGAGGTGCGGGAGCGGGCCGCGGCGCTGGCGGAGGACCATCCGGAGCTGGGCGAGCTGCTGGGGAAGATCGCCGAGGGGATCGCCGTCGAGGGCATGGAGTCCCTGGCCCCGGTGCTCGTCGACGACATGGAGCTGGTGTTGGACGTGCTGCCGGCCGGCAGCATGGCGGTGGTCTGCGACCCGGAGCGGGTGCGGACCCGGGCGGCGGACCTGGTGGCGACGAGCCAGGAGTTCCTCCAGGCGTCCTGGGCGGCGAGTGCCGGCGGGGGCGCGGCGCCGATCGACGTGGGCGCGGCGTCGCTGTGGGGCATCGCCGATGTCCGGGAGCACGCCCGGGAGTTGGGCATGCCGTGGTGGTCGGTCTCGCCGTTCGCCGCCGACGAGGAGGTGGAGGGCGACGGGGACACCCTGAAGTTGGGGATGCACGCCCCGGAGACGTACCGCGGGGACACCCAGCGGGCGTTGGCCGACACCAAGCAGTGGCTGGCGGACGGTTGGCGCACGGTGTTCGTCACCGAGGGGCACGGCCCGGCGGCCCGTACGGTCGAGGTGCTGGGCGGGGAGGGCATCGCGGCCCGTCTGGAGGCCGATCTCGGCGCGATCGCGCCGTCGGTGGTGCACGTGGCGTGCGGCTCGATCGACAACGGCTTCGTCGATCCGGGCCTGAAGGTCGCGGTGTTGACGGAGACGGACCTGTCGGGCCAGAAGGCCGCGGGCAAGGACGCCGCCCGGATGCCGGCCCGTCGCCGCAAGCAGATCGATCCGCTGTCCCTCCAGGCCGGCGACTTCATCGTCCACGAGCAGCACGGCGTGGGCCGGTACATCGAGATGGTGCAGCGCACCGTCCAGGGCGCCACCCGCGAGTATCTGCTGGTGGAGTACGCGCCGGCCAAGCGCGGCCAGCCCGGGGACCGGCTCTACATCCCCACCGACCAGTTGGAGCAGGTCACCAAGTACGTGGGCGGTGAGGCGCCGACGCTGCACCGGCTCGGCGGCGCGGACTGGACGAAGACCAAGGCGCGCGCCAAGAAGGCGGTCAAGGAGATCGCCGCCGACCTGATCAAGCTGTACTCGGCGCGGATGGCGGCGCCCGGCCACACCTTCGGCCCGGACACCCCCTGGCAGCGGGAGTTGGAGGACGCGTTCCCGTACGCGGAGACGCCCGATCAGCTCACCACGATCGCCGAGGTCAAGGAGGACATGGAGAAGTCGGTCCCGATGGACCGGCTGATCTGCGGCGACGTCGGCTACGGCAAGACCGAGATCGCGGTCCGCGCGGCCTTCAAGGCGGTCCAGGACGGCAAGCAGGTGGCGGTCCTGGTGCCCACCACCCTTCTCGTCCAGCAGCACTACGGCACCTTCACCGAGCGCTACGGCCAGTTCCCGGTCAACGTCAGGGCGCTGTCCCGGTTCCAGACCGACACCGAGGCGAAGGCGACGCTGGAGGGCCTCAAGGACGGCGCCGTCGACATCGTCATCGGCACCCACCGCCTCTTCTCCTCCGAGACGAAGTTCAAGGACCTCGGCCTGGTCATCGTCGACGAGGAGCAGCGTTTCGGCGTCGAGCACAAGGAGCAGCTCAAGAAGCTGCGCGCCAATGTGGACGTGCTGACGATGTCCGCGACGCCGATCCCCCGCACCCTGGAGATGGCGGTCACCGGCATCCGGGAGATGTCGACGATCACCACGCCCCCCGAGGAGCGGCACCCGGTCCTCACCTTCGTCGGCCCCTACGAGCAGAAGCAGATCGGCGCGGCCATCCGCCGCGAACTGCTCCGCGAGGGCCAGGTCTTCTACATCCACAACCGCGTCGAGTCGATCGACCGCGCCGCGGCCCGGCTGCGCGAGATCGTGCCCGAGGCGCGCGTCCAGACCGCGCACGGTCAGATGGGCGAGTCCCAACTGGAGCAGGTGGTGGTCGACTTCTGGGAGAAGAAGTTCGACGTCCTGGTCTCCACCACGATCGTGGAATCCGGCATCGACATCTCCAACGCCAACACCCTGATCGTCGAGCGCGGCGACAACTTCGGCCTCTCGCAACTGCACCAGTTGCGCGGCCGGGTGGGCCGCGGCCGCGAGCGCGGCTACGCCTACTTCCTCTACCCGCCGGAGAAGCCGCTCACCGAGACCGCGCACGAGCGCCTCGCCACGATCGCCCAGCACACCGAGATGGGCGCCGGCATGTACGTGGCCATGAAGGACCTGGAGATCCGCGGCGCGGGCAACCTCCTGGGCGGCGAGCAGTCCGGCCACATCGCGGGCGTCGGCTTCGACCTGTACGTCCGGATGGTCGGGGAGGCGGTGGCCGACTACCGCGCGTCCCTGGAGGGCGGCGTGGAGGAGGAGCCCCCGCTGGAGGTCAAGATCGAGCTCCCGGTGGACGCGCACGTTCCGCACGACTACGCGCCGGGCGAGCGGCTGCGCCTCCAGGCGTACCGGGCGATCGCCTCGGCCAACTCCGAGGAGGACGTCGCGGCGGTCCGCGAGGAGCTCACCGACCGCTACGGCAAGCTGCCGGAGCCGGTGGAGAACCTCCTCCTGGTCGCCGGTCTGCGGATGCTGGCCCGCTCCTGCGGCGTCACCGACATCACCCTCCAGGGCTCCAACATCCGCTTCGGCCCGGTGGAGTTGCGTGAGTCCCAGGAACTCCGCCTGAAGCGGCTGCATCCCCGTACGGTCCTGAAGCCGGCGACGCGGCACGTGCTGGTGCCGCGGCCCACGACGGGGCGGATCGGGGGGAAGCCGGTGGTGGGGCGTGAGTTGCTGGCGTGGGTCGGGGAGTTCCTCACGACCATTCTGAGCTGACCCGCGCGTTTTGGGCTTGCCCGCGGTGGGGGTTGCTCGCCGTTGGTGGTGGTGGTTGTTGGGCGGGGGCGCCGCGGTCTGTGCGTGGTGGCGGGGGTGGGCCGGAGGCGCCCGCCCGGTGGTGGGTGAGGGTTTCAAGGGCCGTCGTGGTAACCCCGGGACCAGAGGCGTGGGTTGGGGCTGCCCACCCGGCGCCGCCGGCCCCACCCCACAAACACCCCCCAACGCCGAGCCCCGCAGGGGTTACGCGCGGCGGAGGAGAACCACGTCTCCCGCCGCCCCCACCACCACATACGTCGAGCGCGGATGCCTGGCCTCCGCGTCCGTCAGCGCCCGCTCCGCCTCCTGGGCGTCATGCGCCTGCACGGCGACGTAAGCGGGCGTCAACGCACCCGTATTGCCGGCCCAGTAGACGTGCGTCCGCCCCGTGAGGTGGCTCAGTGGGCGGACGTCGGACTCGACCGTCGCCCCGTCGGGAATCCGGTCGAGCAGCCGCTCGGCCGCGACCGCCGGCGGCGGTGTGCGGTACGTCGCGGCCTCGCCCAACCGCGCCAACGGCAGCGTCGTGGTGAGCGCGAGGGCCGCGGCGAGGACGGCGGCGGGCAGGTGGTGGGCGTAGGAGCGTAGCCAGGGGCGCGCGGAGGCGTGGGCGCGCGGGAGGGCGTCGACCAGGGCGAGGAAGACGACCGGCATCAGGACGGCGCTGTAGTGCCAGTCGGTGCCCCAGTAGTGCGGTTCGTGGGAGAGGAAGCGCCAGCCGAGGGTGGGCGCGGCGACGAGGAGGAGGGGGGAGCGCAGGGCGAGCAGGCCGGTGGTGGGGAGCAGTACCCACAGCAGGGTGCGGAGCGCGACGCCGAGGGGGATGGCGGCCCCGCCGTGGTCGCCGAGCTTGGTCCAGTAATCGTATGAACCCGAGCCGTTGAAGGCGGGTATGAGCAGGGTGAGGGTGACGGCGGTGGCCGTCAGGCCGAACGCGACGAGGGCGAGCGGGAGGGGGGCGGGGCGGCGGGCGCGGAGCAGGGCGAGCGCCCCGATGGCGGCGGCCGTGACGCCGAGGTCCTCCTTGACCAGCACGAGGGGGGCGGCCCAGTAGACGGCGGTGTTCCAGCGGCCGCGCAGTGCCGCGTCCAGGGCAAAGGCGATCAGCGGTACCGCGAAGGCTATTTCGTGGAAGTCGAAGTCAACCGCCTTCTGGGCGCCCCAGGACAGGCCGTAGGCGAGGCCGAGGGCGAGCCCGCGCAGGCGGCCCAGGTGGCGGGCGGCGGCGCGGGTGACGGGTATCGCGGAGAGCGCGAACAGCGCGGCCTGCGCGGTGAGCAGGGTCAGGGGGGAGGGGAGGAGCCGGTAGAAGGGGGCGAGCAGGATCAGGATGGGGCTGAAGTGGTCGCCGAGGATGTTGGTGCCGGGGCCCTTGAGGTCGACGAGGGGGGCCCGGAGGTGGGCGTAGCCGCGGACGGCCTGTTCGAAGATGCCCAGGTCCCAGGAGACGGTGGAGAAGGTGCGGTAGCGCCAGAAGGACAGCGCGGCGTAGGCGAGGAAGAAGAAGCCGGCGATCCAGTACGGGTCCAGGCGCGGGGCGCGGAGCGCGGCGTGCCGGGGCGGGGGTTGGGGGGCGGTCGGCCGGTGCGGTGCGGCGGGGTGCGGGGTGGGCCCGGCGCGGCCGTCCGCCGCCGTCGCTGCGGCCGTGTCCATGAGCGGCGTCCTCACTCTCGATTTTCCGAAAAGATATACGACCGGGATGCGGGCCGGTCCGGCGTCCGTCGGCCGAGCCCCGCCCCTGTTCACCTGTCCCGCAACCCTGTTGCCACGCTCATGGATTGGATGTCCGACGTGAAGTCGATCGCCCGCCGTTCCGCCGCCCACTCCCGTACTCCCCGCGCCTTCGCCGTTGCCACTCTGGCCGCGTTGTTGACGGTCACCGGCTGCTCCGGGCACGGTGGCGGCTCCTCAGATGCCGGGAACGGTGCGTCGGTTCCCGGGGACGCCGGCGGGAAGCAGGGGGAGCCGGGCAGCGCGCTGCGCGCGTTGGACTCACTGGCCGTCAAGCGGGTGGGGACGAAGTCCGGTTACGCCCGGAACCGCTTCGGGACGGCCTGGGCGGACACCGACGGCAACGGCTGCGGCACCCGCGACGACATACTCAAGCGGGATCTGCGGGGCACCAAGTTCCGGGACGCGAAACAGTGCGTGGTGGTGTCCGGCTCGCTCCCCAAGGACCCGTACACCGGGAAGGCGTTGCAGTACGAGCGGGGGCGCAGCACGATCGACATCGACCACGTGGTGGCGCTGTCGGACGCCTGGCAGACGGGCGCGCGGAGTTGGGACGGCCGCAAGCGGGTGGCACTGGCCAACGATCCGCTGAACCTGATCGCGGTGGAGGCGTCGGCCAACCGCCGCAAGAGCGACGGGGACGCGGCGGACTGGCTGCCGCCGTACGCCGGTTACCGCTGTACCTACGTCGCGCGGCAGGTGGCGGTGAAGAAGAAGTACGAGCTGTGGGTGACCCGCGAGGAGAAGGCCGCGATGGCGAAGGTCCTCAACTCCTGCCCGCGGCAGGGGCTGCCGGGTGGCGGGAACCCGACGCAGGCGCCGGAGCGCTTCACGGCGAAGTAGCGCCGCACGGGCGCGAGAGGCCCCGGGCCCGGACCGCGGTGGCGCGGATCCGGGCCCGGGGCAGCTGTGGCAGGTACCGGGGCGAGCCGACGGCCCGAAGGAACCACCCCCAAGCAACCGACCTCCTCGCGGCTCGTTGGCCGAAGCAGTGGCCCGCGCCACGCCGACTCCCTAGCATCGATCACTCAAGGTCGTAACTAGGTCGGTCGTTGTCAGTTCCGTTGCACGATCTGCATCCGCCGGGAGGCCATGTGTTCCGCCGTAGGACAGCGCTCTCCGTTTCCGCCGCCGCCGCTCTGCTGGCCGCGACCCCGTTGCTCACCGCCTGCGGCTCCGAGGCCCACCCGGGCGCCGCCGCCATCGTGGACGGCAAGCGGATCACCGTCGCCCAGCTCCAGACCCGGGTGAAGGACGTCCGCGCCGCCCAGGCCGCGTCCCCCGAGGGCAACCAACTGATCGCCAACACCGGCCGACTCGGCCTCTCCACCCTCAACGGCATGATCTTCGACGAGGTGCTGGCCCGCAGCGCCGCCGACGCCGGGGTCACGGTCACCCGCGCCGACGTCCAAAAGGGCCGCGCGGCGGCCGAGGAACAGGCCGGTGGCCCGGCCCGGTTGAAGCAGATGTGGCTCCAACAGGGCATCGCCCCCGACCGCATCGACGCGGTGGTCCGCAACCAACTCCTCCTCGACGGCCTCGCCAAGCACCTGCACGTGGACCGCGCCACGCCCACCGGCCAACGCACCCTCGTTCAGGCCCTGGCGAAGACCTCCCGCTCCCTGGGCGTCGACGTCAACCCGCGCTACGGCACGTGGGACGACCAGCAGGTGATCCTCGGCCAGACCAAGGAACCGTGGATCGTCCCGTCGACGCCGCGGCAGCAGCAGGCGTAGGGCCGGGGTAGGGCGGCGGCCGTTCCGTTCCCCTCGGGGGCGCGGGGCGGCCGCCGCCCTCGCGTCCAGGCGCCCGGGGCACTGTCGGTCCCGTGCGTTACGTTCGTTGGTGTGAACGCTGACGCCGCAGACGCCACCCCCGCCGCCGTGCCCCACCCCGAGGCCCCGGGCACCGGCCGCCTGGTCCTGCTCACGACCAGCCACCGGGTCGCCCCCGGCCTGCTGTCCTGGCCCGCCTGGCAGGCCCTGCGCACCGCCGACCGCGTCCTGTGCGCCACCGCGGACCACCCACAGCTGCCCTACCTCCGCGAGGCCGGCATCGCGGTGGAGACCGCCGCCCCCACCGCCCGCGAGCTGGTGGACTACTGCGTCCCGGCCGCCCGCACCGCCGTCGTCCTCACCTCCGCCGACGGCGAGAGCGCCCTCACCGACGGCCTGGCCCGCCTGGCCGGCTCCGGCCGCGAGACCATGCCCGACCTGGAGCTGCTGCCCGGCTCCTACGACCTCCCCGGCGCCCGCCTGCTCGACCTCGTCCAGGTCATGGACCAGATCCGCACCGCGTGCCCCTGGAGCAGCATCCGCACCCACCGCGACCTCGCCAAGTACGGCATCGAGGAGGCGTACGAGCTGGTCGAGGCCATCGAGGAGGGCGACCGCGAGGCGCTCCGCGAGGAGCTCGGCGACGTGCTCCTCCAGGTCGTCTTCCACGCCCGGATCGCCCAGGACGACCCCGACGAGCCGTTCTCCGTCGACGACGTGGCCGGCACGATCGTCGAGAAGCTGCTCCACCGCCACCCCCACGTCTTCGGCGCCGAGACCGCCGAGACCCCCGAGGACGTCAAGGCCCACTGGCTCCGCACCAAGGCCGAGGAGAAGCAGCGCGCCTCCATCACCGAGGGCGTCCCCCTCGCCCAGCCCGGCCTCGCCCTCACCGCCAAACTGGCCTCCCGCGCCCGCACGGCGGGCCTGGAGGTGCCCCTGCCCACCGGCCCGGGCATCGGCTACGAACTCCTGGCGCTGGCCGTCCGCGCCGAATCCGAGGGCATCGACCCGGAGGCGTCCCTCCGCGCGGCCGCCCGCACCTACCGCGACGCGGTGCTGGCAGCGGAGCGGAGCGCGGGGTAGTTCCGTCGGGGACGGACCCGGGGCCGGGTAAGCCCCGCTGGAAAGCTGGCCGTTGGGAGGCGCCCCGGCCCGGCACGCGGATCAGTGCAGCGTCCACGCCCGCAGATCGGCGTCGGACGGCCCGGCGCACCGAGGCCGTGCTCTGGCTCCGGCGCGCGGTGGACCGGGGCGACGAGCGCGCGGCCCAGACGCTGGAGGCTGCGAACAGGGCGGCGCCTACGGCGCGTTCCGCCTGAGCCGACGGGCTCAGGCGGGACGCGTTGCGTCCCTCGCCGGGTCTTCCCGGTCAGGGGAGTCGTACGGAGGTGCGGGCAGGCGGGCGCCTCGACTCACGGCCACCCGGCGGACGTTGGCGAGCGACGTGGCCAAGTCGGCCGCGAGCAGGTGGATTTCGCCGGGCGTCCAGGTCCGTTCGCGAAGGACGTGGCCGGCCTCCTCGATGAGCTCGGCCGCCGAGGCGAGCTGTTCCGCCTCGATCCGGTCGGCCATACGGGAGACGTATCCGGTCCCGTCGCCCGTGAGGAGATAGCAGGGCTTCCCTTCCGGGCTGGACCAGGGCAGAAGCCGCCCAGCGTCCAGGAGTCCTCGATTAGGCTCGGTCATGCCGTCGACCTCCGTGGGGTTGGTGGCCACGCCCTCGGGCCGGTGCACGCCGGTCGCGAGGGTCCGCGCTTCTTCACGCTGTGTGGCCGTTCCCTCACAGATTCGGCCTCTTCTGGCTACGCTGCCAGTACGTCGAGCCCGACAACGCAGTTGTCAAGGAGGGGAGTTCAGCCCGTGAAGGGAAAACGCCAGCCACGCACGGCCAGGGAGAAGTACGGGGAGGAGTTGAGGATCCGTCGCATCGCTGCTGGCCTGACGCAGGAAGAACTGAGTGAGCTCGTGGTGTGTTCGCCCACGCTGATCAGCCACTTCGAGGCGGGCAGGCGGCTCCCGAAGCCGGATGACGCGCGGCGGATCGACCAGGCGTTGAAGACGGATGGCTTCTTCCTCCGGTGGTTGGAGGACCTGGAGTCGAAGTACGCCGACCACTTCGCGGCAGCAGCGGAATTGGAGACGCAAGCCGCGCTGGTCCAGCAGTTTGCGCTGTCCCTGGTGCCCGGCGTGCTTCAAACCGAGGGCTATGCGCGGGCGGTGTTCGCTGCATACCGCCCCAACCACACACCCGAGGAACTTGACGACGAGGTTGTCATCCGAACGCGGCGTGCCCGGGTCCTCGACGGGCCGTTGAAGCCGGTGATTTGGACGCTGCTCGACGAGTCCGTGTTGCGGCGTCACGTCGGCGGCCCCCAGGTCATGGCCGAGCAATTGCACAAGATCGGTGGCCTGGCTGAGGCGGGGCGGCTGAGGCTGCACGTGCTTCCGTACGGCGCCGGGGCGCACGCGCTCATGGAGAGCGACCTCACGCTCATGAGCTTCGCGGAGTCCGCCCCTGTGGCCTACGTCGAAGGCTTTCTCACCGGCAACTTGATGGATGATCCGGCGCTGGTGGCCGCGAGCCAGACCGCTTACGCTCTAGCTCTGAGCGACGCGCTGTCGCAGCAGGAGTCACTGGCCCTTGTCAAGGCCGTAGCGAAGGAACACGCAGATGGTCAGCAGTGAGCACACCGTCTCCGACTCGTCCATGCTCACTGGCTGGTACAAGTCCAGCTACAGCGGCGGCGGTCAAGGCAACTGCCTGGAGGTCGCCCGCGGCCACGCCCACATCCCCGTGCGCGACAGCAAGCGGCCCTCCGGGCCTGCGCTGATATTCCCCTCCGTGAGCTGGTCGGCGTTCGTATCCGCCGTCAGGGGCGGGGAGTTCGGGGAGCCGACCGCCTGAGGCGATCCAGCGCCCACACCACCACCGCCCCCGCCGCGAGCACCGCTCCCAGGGCGCACACCCCGCCCCAGCCGCCGGCGACCCAGACCACCGACGTCAGGGCGGAGCCCGCCGCGCCGCCGGCGAAGTAGCTGGTCATGTAGGCGGAGTTGAGGCGGTTGCGGGCTTCGGGGCGGACGGCGTAGATGAGGTTCTGGTTGCTGACGTGGACGGCCTGGACGGCGAGGTCCAGGGCGATGACGCCGATCAGCAGGGCCGCCAGCGACCAGGTGCCGCCCGTGCCGCCGGCGGCCAACAGGGCCCAGGAGGCGAGGAGCAGGACCGTACCCGTGCCGGTGACGCGGTGGGCCAGGCCGCGGTCCGCCAGCCGGCCGGCCATCGAGGCGGCCAGGGAGCCGGCCGCGCCGACCAGGCCCAGCAGCCCGATCGTCGACTCCTGCCAGCCGTAGGCGGGGCCGGAGAGCAGGAAGGCCACCGCGGTCCACAGGACGCTGAAGCCGGCGAAGGTGAGGGCGCCGAGCGCGGCGCGCCAGCGCAGCACCGGCTCGTGGGAGAACAGGGCCAGGGTGGAGCGGAGCAGGGCGGGGTAGCTCAGACCGGCCGTCGTGCGCAGGGTCGGCAGGCGGAGGCGGAGGAGGAGCGCCATCAGCAGCATCAGGGCCGCGTCGACCCAGTAGACCGTGCGCCAGCCGCCGAGTTCGGCGAGCAAGCCGGCCGCCGTGCGGGCCAGCAGGATGCCCAGTAGCAGACCGGTCATGACGGTGCCGACGGTCCGGCCGCGCTCGGCGGGCGCCGACAGGGTCGCCGCGAACGGCACGACGACCTGGGCGGCGACGGAGGCGAGGCCGGTCAGGGCGGTGCCGATCAGCAGCAGCGCCCCGTTCGGGGCGCTCGCCGTCACGGTCAGGAAGACGGCGGTCAGGGCGCAGAGGACGACCGCGAGCCGGCGGCGTTCGAGGAGGTCGCCGAGGGGCACCAGGAGCAGCAGGCCGAGGCCGTAGCCGGTCTGGGCGACGGTGACGACGAGGGCGGCGGTGCCGGCGGAGAGGTGGAGGTCGCGGCCTATGACGTCGAGGAGCGGCTGGGCGAAGTAGTTGCCGGCGACCGAGAGGCCGGTGGCGACGGACATCAGGAGGAGGGTGCCGCGCCCCAGGCGGGAGGCGGGTGCTTCCGAGGCGGTGGGGCCGGCGTCGCCTCCGGGGTTCTCACCCGGTCCGGTCCCTGCTCGCGCTGCTGCGGTTCTCATGGGGCCAAGCGTCCGGCCCGGGGCATCGATCGGTCCAACGCATTGTTTTCATTGCATCGATCGCGATGGGTGATGGATCGAGGAGGGCTGGGCGCGCTTACGATCGCGCGCATGGAGCTCCAGCAGATGCGGTACGTCGTCGCGGTCGCCGAGACCGGTGGGTTCACCCGGGCCGCGGAGCGCTGCCATGTGGTGCAGTCCGCGCTCAGCCATCAGATCGCCCGGCTGGAGAAGGAGTTGGGGGCGCGGCTCTTTGACCGGACCAGTCGGAGCGTGCGGCTGACCGCCGCGGGGGAAGCCTTCGTTCCGGTCGCCCGGCAGGCGCTCCAGGCGGCCGAGCGGGCGCGCGCGGAGGTGGAAGCGGTGAGCGGCGCGGTGCGCGGGCGGCTGGCGGTGGGGGCGATCTCGACCGTCAGCGCCGTCGATCTCGCCCGGGAGTTGGGGGAGTTCCGCACCCGGTACCCGGAGGTGCGGATCAGCCTCCGGATGGAGATGAGCGATCCGCTGCTGGACGCGGTGCGCGAGGGCGCCTTGGACGTGGCGTTCGTGGGGCTGACGCCCGGGGCGCGGACGGTCGGCGTGCGGGAGAAGGTGCTGGCGCGCGGGGAGTTGGTCGCGGTGGTGCCGCCGGAGCATCCGTTGGCCGGACGGGAGTGGACGACGCTGGCGCGGGTGGCCCGGGAGACGTTCGTGGACTGGACGGCGGGGTCGGCAGCCCGTCGCCAGCGGGACGAGGCGTTCCGGGCGGCGGGGTTGACGGCGGAGGTGCCGTTCGAGGTGACGACGGTGGAGTTCATGGCGGAGCTGGTGCGGGCCGGGCTGGGGATCGGGAT includes the following:
- a CDS encoding MFS transporter encodes the protein MRTAAARAGTGPGENPGGDAGPTASEAPASRLGRGTLLLMSVATGLSVAGNYFAQPLLDVIGRDLHLSAGTAALVVTVAQTGYGLGLLLLVPLGDLLERRRLAVVLCALTAVFLTVTASAPNGALLLIGTALTGLASVAAQVVVPFAATLSAPAERGRTVGTVMTGLLLGILLARTAAGLLAELGGWRTVYWVDAALMLLMALLLRLRLPTLRTTAGLSYPALLRSTLALFSHEPVLRWRAALGALTFAGFSVLWTAVAFLLSGPAYGWQESTIGLLGLVGAAGSLAASMAGRLADRGLAHRVTGTGTVLLLASWALLAAGGTGGTWSLAALLIGVIALDLAVQAVHVSNQNLIYAVRPEARNRLNSAYMTSYFAGGAAGSALTSVVWVAGGWGGVCALGAVLAAGAVVVWALDRLRRSAPRTPRP
- a CDS encoding LysR family transcriptional regulator, translated to MELQQMRYVVAVAETGGFTRAAERCHVVQSALSHQIARLEKELGARLFDRTSRSVRLTAAGEAFVPVARQALQAAERARAEVEAVSGAVRGRLAVGAISTVSAVDLARELGEFRTRYPEVRISLRMEMSDPLLDAVREGALDVAFVGLTPGARTVGVREKVLARGELVAVVPPEHPLAGREWTTLARVARETFVDWTAGSAARRQRDEAFRAAGLTAEVPFEVTTVEFMAELVRAGLGIGMVPEAFARRLGGLRTVRVRPAPERTERVVWSGLGTSPAAAAFLAGLGVETG